TAACCCTCTTCTGTCACTCTCCGAAAACTTTTGCCATTTCTGAATTCTAGAGCTTTTGTATAGCCTGCGATCGCGCGATTATTTCCTAATAACAAATACAAGACCGATTTTTTTCTAATAGTATAGCTTGTATTCATTGCCTCATGAGGCTTCTAGCGATCGCCCTCACGGAAAGTGACAAAAGAGGGATAATGTCATGTTTGGCGATCGCTTGCCTCTACTCTTCTGTAAGCAGGAGGATACTTGGACGGAAATTTAGCTCTTATGGCTTGTTCCACAAGAAACGCTACGAGATTAGCTGTGGCTCTACCTTCTTCATCAGCCCATATTTGTAAATCTTCATAAACTGCATCCGGTAAAACAATAGTTGTTCTCTTAGTCATGTCGATGAAAGTTTCTTTATTCATCGATTCTAGCCTCATGTGGTAATTGTCTTTGCTTATTTCATGTTATCGCATTCTACTTTCATGCGATTCTATGCTAATATAGCATTAAGCAAACCAAAAACAGTCACCCAACAAAGGCAATAGAAGCCAGAAAGTGATGCTATGGCTTGCCCCTAACTGGGTATCTGGATTTGTCTAGATTTGCCTAAAAATCAACGCCTTGCCGGAAAAATCAAGACTTTAACAATCATCTGAACCATGACAACCTTATATTCCAATGCCAAAAACTGGCTCCTTCTTGCAGACTTGTTAGCCAAATCTGGGCTAACTGACCTGATCGCCGGAAAAGACTCAGGTGCAGGGTATGGCAAGGCAATCATCGGTGATTTTTCGATCATGATGCCTGCCGCATACTCACTAGTTCGCAACCGTAACATCATGCACCACGAAACCATCTCAAAAGATGGGGCATGGCTGCGATATGTAGAAGGTTCACGCCTGGACTTAAAAGACGTTCAATTTTTCTGGGCAGTGCGGCTCTAGCTCAAAGTGACCACACCCTACTGCACGAAGATAAGGCGAAAAAGGCAGAACTGGCATTAGAAAGCATCCTTGCAGACTTAGCGGTTCTTAATATTCCCGATGGGGTCAAACTTTCAATTAGTTTGAGCAATCACAACCCAGAACGCTGGGGCCAAGAGATTAAACGCAGAGTTGAAGGGACTCACACCTTTGAACATCTGCACCCTGTAACTCGTTCGATTGTCACCAAGACAGTTGAGATTGTAGTCACAGGCATTTACCCCGAAGGTTTTGGAAGCATTGCCCACTGCTTATTCGGTGAAGCATCCCTGGTACTTGACCCATCAGAATTAGCGATCGCTCTCGATATCGGTTCATCGACTTGGTTGATTACCGTGTTCAACGGCAGTGGTGCAGTGATTGACAGACACCTGATTGAAGGTGGAGCGGGTGAACTGCACAGCATGATTGCAGAGGCACTAGACAAACGAAACGACCGAGTAAGTCTGCTGTCCAAGGATGTGAAACACTCGCCCAGTTTGGTGAACCAGGGAATTGTAGAAGGGACTTTCACATACGGCGGCAACCACCTCACAGGTAAAAAGTTTGAAACAGAGTACAGCCAGTGCCTTGATCAGTGGTGGAGTAACAGGATTGAGAAATTCGCCAACTTTGTGACTGCTGGTAATTATCTAGACCGCGCTAAATACCTTGTCGCCTGGGGTGGGGGTGTTTCTCTACCAGTGGTGGATCAAAACCTAGCCGGTTTAGGCTTTGTGATTTTGAACAATCCCCAATTCATCAATGCTTTGGGGTTGAAGCTATTAACTCAAATATCAAGGGGAGCCTGATCAATGAATTACGAATCTCGGCGTATAACCATCTCCTACCTAGCAGTAATTGAATTGTGCAAGATGTTTGATTTACCCCAGGATGCACCGACACAAGCATTATCAGCAGGTGTAGAGAAGCTGATTTTTCAGCATGGCAATGTGCAAGCATTACCCAAAGTTGAAACAGCACAATCTATGCAGCCAAATAAATCGGCACTTAGCGCAATGGTCACTAATTTTAAAGGGGCAGCATGAGCAGAACCACATTCAGAAACCATCCGTGAGAGGTTAAGATAAAGTGCATTTTGTCAACTAGTTAAAATACTCAAAATAGTCTTATTGAAAATGATAATCGTGCAGGGAAGAGGGGAAAGGAGGCGAGCGACGCTCGCCTCCTTTCCCCTCTATTTGATTATCATTATCTTTAAAGTGTTTGACAACTTAAATAAGATATGAAAAAGTATTGTAACAAGAGAATAATTTTGTCAAAACTGGGCTTAATTCTTAGGTAAATTCAATTATCAAACGAGGTAATGAAAAATTTGGTTTACCGCCATGCCCAAGCGATCAAAACAAAACTCTGACCACCCACACCGACATCATACTCCTACTATAGATAATGAAGCGATCGCTAAACACTTAGAAGCTTTATTAACCCAGCAGTTTATGCTCAACAAAATATTATAAACAGTTAGGATTACGAGACAGAGTTCTCAATTTATCTTTAATGGTAGCAGCAGTATTAACACTGTTGTGGCGACAAGTTCCTGGCGTTCAAGAGTTGAATCGTCTGTTAGCACGAGAAGGTTTATTATGGTGTCCTGTTACTAAAGTTGCCCAACAATCTCTTTCTGAAAGATTTTTAGTATTCCCATCTGAATTATTTGAGCGAGTATTTAAAGACTTATTGCCTCGGTTACAACTAAATTGGCAACAAAGACTCAGGCGACCACTACCAGATAGTGTTAAGCTTGCACTCCATAATTTTGAGCGAATTTGGATTGCTGATGGGTCAACCCTAGAAGCCTTATTTCGCAAGCTAAAAAGCCTGGAAGACCTAAAGACAGGACAGTTAGCCGGGAAAATTTGTACAGTTATTGATTTGGTAACTCGTTTACCCGTCGAAGTTTGGTTTCACACTAATCCAGCAGCATCAGACACTAATTTGAAGCGACATTTCTGAATTTACTACCTGCTAAAACTCTGGTTTTACTTGACAGAGGTTTCTATCATTTTCAATTTTACAACAACTTATTAGCCAAGAAGTTCATTTTATTACACGTTTAAAAGCTAAAGCGTCTATTAAATACTTAAAAATTTTCAGTTACGACCATTCCATTAAAGACCGATTGATTCAACTTGGTACTGTTCGTCGCGGCGCACCAGTCCTTACTTTACGTTTAATAGAAATTAAAGTTGGTAAAACCAGCTATTCTTACATTACTTCTGTCCTCGAACCACAAATATTACCTCCTTATGTCGTAGCAGATTTATATCGAAAAAGATGGAGAATTGAAGAAGCCTTTTACTCCGTAAAACGTTTATTGGGGCTATCTTATTTGTGGACTGGTTCTATTAATGGTGTGAAGTTACAAGTCTGGGCTACTTGGTTATTTTATGCTGTTTTGGTTGACTTGGGAGATGCTGTTGCAGACGAATATCTCTACCATTTGACCGAATTTCTTTGGAGATGATATTTCGCGGTTTGTACCATTTTAGTGTCGCCTATGACAAAGGGAAGGCGGATGACCCTATTAAGTACTTCGCTGCAAAAGAGAATCAAGATTTAGGAGTTGTTAAGCGTTGCGAAAACCAGTCTCCAAGCTGGATTTATCCCCTTTTCCTGCACCCTCTTGACAAAAGTGCAATCACTCTAACCTCTCACCGATGCAAGCGTGCCATTCGATTTAGAACCTTTGCGCGATAGCGCGGGAGCGCCTGCCGTAGGCGATCGCATTGCTACTGATTCTTTCATTTACAAACTTATCAAAGCTGACCTGCAAGGAGAAAGTCAACTTCTCGAAACTGAGAAAGTACAGCGCGAACTCGCCCGGTTCGTCCAAAACGAGTGGAAAGAAATCGCCATCGGCAAGACGCTCACGTTTGAGCGGGCAATGGTCATTCCCTGTAAAGACCTACAAAATGGGGAAATCTCCATCCCGCATTATCAAGATGGGGAAGAAGTTCTCAACTTTCGCTCCCCTTTCCTCAACTCAAATGGTCTGTGCGTCTCAACTAACAAAATTGTAGAAGACATCCTTGGGCCTGATGGTCAACCTCTCGCGGGTGCGATCGCTGTCTCCGACGAAACAAGCGATCGCATTTATAACCGTCTAAACGAACAAATTAAATCTGTCCTATCCGAAGCTCAAAGTAAAAATATTCAGTTAGAAGGTATTGAAAATTACTTAGATAAAAATATCGGCAAGCTCGAAACTAAAGACAAAATCGAGTTTACCAACAAATTTAATGAGTATATTTCAGAACTAAGGTCAGCTGGTTACGAACTAGAAATTCTTCCTCAAGAGTCCGAACAAGAGCGTCAGGCACGCGACTACGACGGTGAATGACGGCAATAATGGCAATTCAGTAGAAAAAAGTCCAGAAGATAAAGTACAATCTCTTACCGCAGATTCTCAAATTAGACAGTTTGTTATTCCTATAATTTTAGACCGCTTAGGTATATTTGTAAAATCAGATAAAGAGACACAAGGTATTATTTATAAAAGTGAAGAATATACTGCAAGTCTAAAATTAAAAGAAGATTCACAAACTCTTAGCCTTGATAGAAATTTGCCTGATTCCGAAGAAAATCAAGAAGCACTCTTGGCATCTCGTAACAATAACTCAGAAGACTACTGTATCACCATTAATAATCTCACTAAAGAGGAATTTGAACGTTTCAAGACTCTGTTCAATGAGCAACAAGCACGCCGCGAACAGAGTCAACAACAATTCAAAAACCAGGATTCTGGTAAAGAGCTAGATTAAATCAACCCAAAGCACACGCCATACATAAAAGCTATAAATCCAAAAATCAGCTTTTTATTAAAACTCAGGGGGGTCTTGGGACAAATAACAACCGCAACAGCAAAATAGTAAAAAGACGCAGTAAAGTCCAACAAACTCGTCGGGTTAATAGGCAATCTGCCTAATCCGACCAAACATAGCATTCCTATCAAAGACCAAACAACAATCTTTTCTATCCATCCTAAAAGTTTATCGCTATTCATAAAAAATTATCTATTCTTCCATCAATTCGCTAATAACTATTAAACCCATGATTTATAAATAAAATCACCTAGTAAATAGATTGCTTAATGAAAAGTACACAAACCACCTAATCATTTTGTAAAGTTTTTACGAACAATAGTAAAAACTTTAAATAAGCCAATTAAGTTATAGTAATTGTAAAGATTAAAGAATCTAAAAAAGTAAGTGCTATAAGTATTATTATCAAGGACAATACCAAACAAAAAAGCATATAATATGAAACCTATTAATGTTGTCATCATTGAAAATGAGAACATATCTAGGATTGGCGCGGCAACCATATTATCTGAAACTGGTAAAATCCAAGTCTGTGGCGTTGCCAAATACGGAAAAGAAGGGATAGAAATTGTTGATAAGCAAAAGCCAGATATCGTAATTATAAATATTGATTTACCTGATATCTATGGCATTGATGTAATAAGTGCAATTAAATCCAAACACGCATCAATTAAAATTGTGGTTATGACTGCAAATAGCAGCCGAGATACCATTAACGCAGCCATTAGTAATGGCGCAGACTGCTATTACTGTAAAAATAGCGTCAGAGAAGAAGTAGGAGAAAGATTCGTTGAAGCAGTAATGGCTGCATACAATAATGAATCATGGATTGACCCAACTATTAATCGCATTCTAATTGATAGTCTTAGGTCAAATGACACACCTGATAGAAATGCACTAGACTTTTTAAGTGATTTCTCTACTAAAGAAATCACTGTTCTTAAATTAGCTGCCGGAGGCATGAAAAATAATGAAATTGCCAATGTAATGTATGTTTCAGAAGGTACAGTAAGGTCATATCTACATAATTCATTTATCAAGCTAGGAGTTAAAGATAGGTTAAACGCTATCCGCGAAGCAATCCGTCTGGGAATCCTCAGCTTTACAGACATGAAAATTGAAGAAGAAGTTACTCAAGAAACCCATACAAGAGTCAAAACCAACCATAAAAGTCAAAAAGATACAGCTAAAACGAGTAATAAGGGATACAAAGGCTGGGTTGCCTAGAAAATTAATCAACTGCAATTATGCAGCCACCTGAATACTTCTTCTGCTGGCGGCAAGTTTTAATGATGGCGGCGTTTTTAACATAAATACTACGTGCTACCTTACCTTCATTGGATTTAGCCCAATCTAGAAGCTTTTTATCTTCGGGTTGTAAGATGGCAGATCCAGAAGCCGCCTGCTGAAAAGTTACACTTCCAGCAATGGTCTTGTATGTAAAAACACCAATTGCAGTCCCTAAGGCCAGTACAAAACCCAATACCCCCGCCACTTGTGCCAATCGCCAATTACTTACATCCAAGTGAGGCAAAGCCCCGCCAGCTTGCTTAGTCATCTTAATTAAATCCTTCGCTGCTTCTGCGATCGCACTCTTTTGTTGGTGTATAGCCACCTTAGAAGCACTATTGAGCTTATCGTCTACCATGTCAGTCCAACCCACCACAAGGGAGTCAAGCCTACCAGGTAGCTGCTGCAACGCAAACTGGGTTGTACCTAGTTCGGCGTATAGGTTAAACAAGGGGTCATCAGGCCGAATACCCAATTTCAGTATCCAATCAGTAACCTCTGCTTTTTTTTCTTCAGAATATTCTGCAATAACTTTTTCAACAACTTTTGCAATATTAGTCATAGGTTGTTTTTAAACAGTAAATTTGAAATCTCACTGTTAATTTGGTAAAGCAAATAATTCCCATTTATCAGATTCAATATCTTCAGTTACATTAAAATTGGAAGGACTTTGTTTACTTACACTCGTAGAAACTAATTCTGCACAGCTGATACTCAACCCTAGATAATTAGAAGCTATTCCATTAGAAACAATAGAGTTATGAAAATTTTCCATCCAGTTGAATACTATCGAACGCTGAATAGTATTAAGAGGAGAGTTAGTTTCAATCAGTTGATCATAAGGTAAACAAGTATCCTCAAGTAACTGGTAAAAGTCATTATGCAATCCACCTAAAACTAGTTCCAAGCCGTTTAATTTTTTAATATCAGCTTGGAATTTACTCCCCTCATAGTATCGAAATCGCTTGCCAAAGTAATGATTTTGGATAATAACATAATCAACCTGACTACCAAAATGCTGATATAAATCTTGAAGATAATCTTCAACACAGTCTTTACGGTGTGATATCGGGTGCAAGAAAGTAACACGATACCCTAGACAATTAAGATTTTCTATCAGTGAAACATCTCTCTCAAAAAAATTGAATTCTCGGAGGTTTTGACCTGGCATATCAGTCAAAATAACTTTAAGTTTCGGAAACATTTCTAAGTCGAGTAATAACCTATCAGAATCACCTCTAGAGAATCCCAAATGGTTTATTTCAAAACCTTTTGTTTTATACATCGATAGCTTGTTACGATATCCGTGGTAGAAAACACGCACATTGCATTTACTTTTAAAGTACAATTCCAGCAAGAGCCTAGAAACTGTGGACTTACCCACACGAGCATCACCCGATGTAATTACAAAACGCTTTCCAAACATAATAAACCAAGCAATCTATTCAATTAAGCAGCTATATTTTCAGATGTTAAATTTGCATCTTGGTTTTTAGCTTTTTCTTTTTCTTCGTTTTCTCTAAGCTCTTTAGACTTTTCCACAACTGCTGGGTAGTAACAGTCATCTGGTTGTATATCAAACCCCAATAAATTAAATGCTGGCTTAATTTGCGCTTCAAACTCAGTAAGCCAAGATTTAATTCTCGACTTAATCACAATATTTGTTCCTTGATGAGTCTGACCTTCATTAAATGTCAGAGCATGGCGGTCAATAAAGTCGTAGGATTTGTAGAATAAATCTGGCATCACAAGTTCTACCAAACCTTCTGCAAGCATATTTTGACGCAGAGAAGCATCATTATAACGCTCAAATTTTTCTTCTTCACCATGAAATAAGTTCTTGACAACAATATAATCTACTTGATCTTTACAAAGTTCACGCAGTTTTTCTAGAACATTTATGGAATCAAGAACCCTACTAATCACTGAAACCATCGTAACTTGACAATTAATATCGGTCTTAAGCACTTCAAAAAATGAAAGCTCTTTGACATAACTTTCAAAGAAACCTCCAGATTGTGCAGGCAAGTCTAATAACGTGATAGGACAATCACTCTCATCTAAATTAATTAATAAATCATCTGCACCACCTCTATGAAAAATATCAATATAACGTATTATTGGTCGATAATCTTTTTTGAAATATCTTTCTAGCTGAGGATTTCTTAAGTCAGCCTCATATGCAACACTGGGTAAATATTTACTAATAAACTTTATACCTTGATAAAAATTAATTTTTAATATTTTTAAACTTTGTGTTGATCATTATTAAAATAAAGTTTAACTGTATCTGAGACACACTATCTAATTAAGGGTATTAAGCTAATTATTTAAAATTAGAATAATTTGAATCAAAAGAAATAAAAGGAATTATTCAAAAAATAAGTAGTGGATTATATGAGATAACTTTAGCTAATGCTAGTCATGAACAACTTCAATCCTCACAAGAAATCTTGTCACAGAAATTAAATGAGCTTGGTAAGTTAATGAGATAAGTTTTTGGGACAAAAAGAGCGATTGCAGGTCAACAACCAGCTACGGGTGAGAGGATCACATCTTAATACTGATTGCTTTCAGATATTTCTCAACAGTTTACTGATTCAGTACTAATTATTCAACTCGATAATGGTGCATTTCATAAAGCCAAACGTCTTCAGTTAGCAGATAACATCATTTTATTATTTCAGCCTGCACATTCTCCTGAATTAAATCCAATTGAGCAGGTTTGGCAATATATTAAGCGCCGACTTCGTTGGTTATTACCTAAAAACCTCGATGATTTACGTGCTGCTCTCTACCTTGAAATTGGAAAATTAACCAAACCAATTATTGCATCTATAGCCCAAAGGCAATATATTATGGTGGCTTTATCTATAGCCGGATTTTAGAGAATTGGTATGACAGCACGACATCGGATTCAATGACGAGTTGTTTTAGGGAACCGACATCGACAACGTTAGCTGCGGCAGCGAATTGTCGAGTGCGTAGCCGTAGCCCGTCGTAGACATCGCTTATGTCATTCAAGGCAGCAATGGTTTTCAATCCATGTTGATTGAGTACAGATGCGTAGACACGTTGGCGTAGCCTCTCGTAGAGAAGCGGCTTGTCGTCAGACATTGCTTGCCCCATATTGCCTGGGCTTAAAATTCCAACAGTTTGAATTTGCATAGAAAGCTTGATTCTAAAATGCTGCTCAATAAGTACTGATGTGCTTCGTTTGTCTGGGTACTTAGTACTCGTTGTTCAGCGTGGGTTTAGAGATTGAGTTATAAAACAAAGTACGGTAAATTGATTGTATTGCCGTATTTTGTCTAAACAGGAAGTTATCACAAATTGTTCTAAGGAAACAAGTTATACCAATTCAAAATTAAAAATGACGCTCTCTACGAGACGCTGCGCGTAGCTTGCTTCTCAGTAAGAGTACGCGGACTCCCTAACAAAATTCAAAATTCAGAAACCTAGATATCACAAGCCTTTGAGCTTATGTATATGTCGCATTCTTTTTTCAAATTGGTGTTATTTAATGACTCAAAAAGCAGAAGTATATCGATTTATCCTAGCTTTTGTTGCTGGCTTTCTGGCAGTGCTGATATTTCACCAAGGTTTACTCGTGCTACTACACGCCATTAATTTTGCCCAACGTCCACCCTATCAAACTACACCCACAGCTCCCTTTGGGATACCGCAATTTCTCTCAAGTGCTTTCTGGGGAGGAGTTTGGGGTTTAGTTTGGGCAGCGATTACAGTCCGCTGGCAAGTAAACAAAAATTATTGGTTAGCAGCGCTGATTTTTGGTGCAGTTGCACCGACATTGATTGCGTGGTTTGTTGTTGCACCATTGAAAGGTCTGCCCATAGCCAGTGGTTGGAAACTGCCAGCCATCATTACATCTTTATTACTTAATGGTACTTGGGGATTGGGAACGGCTTTATTATTTAATTGGTTTGCCAGAAGACAAGTATTACAGTGAAAGCAACAATTAGACTAGCCAACGAACAAGATGCATCAAAAATATTGGCAATTTATGCACCGATTATCCGCGAAACTACAATTTCTTTTGAGTTAGAACCGCCCAGCGAAATCGAGTTTCGACAGCGAATCGAGAACTATCAATACCGGATGCCTTGGCTTGTTTGTGAAATTGATGGTGAGGTTGTAGGCTACGCTTATGCTAGCCCTTATCGTACCCGTGCCGCTTACCAATGGTCTGTAGAATCATCGGTGTACGTCGGTGAGAATCATCGCCGAAAAGGAATTGCCAAGGTTTTGTACGCTTCGCTTTTTAAATTATTGCAACTCCAAGGATTTTATAATGTGGTGGCGGCGATCGCTTTACCCAATCAACCAAGTGTAGCCGCACATGAGGCTGTTGGTTTTGAACCTGTAGGAGTGTTTCAGAGAGTTGGGTTTAAATTTGGTAAGTGGCATGATGTAGGATATTGGCAATTATCTCTCCAACCAGAGCAATCTTTCTTGTCTGACGGCGAAAATTTTACACAACCTATAAATCCACCTCTTTCTTTGCCAGAAATCCAGAAATCGCCTCTATGGGATGAAGCTTTAACAAGTGGACTCTTGCTAGTGTGAATTTAACTAATGCTATTAAATTAGACACAGCAATTTTTGGAAACAAGGTTAAATACATGGAAGTTCCAAAGGCTCTGAAACCGAAATGATTAAAAGTGAAATAGTCAAGCAAATTTATGCAGTTTCACATCTCGTTGGTTCGTTTCAACTGCGTTCTGGAAGAATATCAAGCGAATACTTTGATAAGTATCAATTCGAGGCAAATCCGAGCTTACTTGATGCTGTTGTGAAGCAGATGGTTAATCTCATTCCCAGTAATACTGAAGTACTGGCTGGTCTTGAGCTTGGTGCTATTTCCATAGTGACACTCTTATCACACTACTCTGGCTTACCTACTGCTTTTGTAAGAAAAGAAGCGAAAAAATATGGAACTTCCCGATTAGCGGAAGGCGCACAAATTAATAATCGGAAAGTGCTGATTGTAGAAGATGTAGTAACTTCTGGTGGTCAAATCATTATCTCAGCTCATCAACTTCGTGAACTTGGTGCTGAAATTGATTACGCACTCTGCGTTATCGACCGCGAGGAAGGTGCTGTTGATAAACTCTTAGCTGAAGGTATCACACTGCTTTCTCTGCTCAAGCGTCGTGACTTTCCTACCTAAAAATCGCTAATTATTATTCAATCTCAAAATATGTCAGAAATTACCGATTTATCTGCTTCTCAACTGTTATCGCTGTATCGCGATCGCCAATTATCACCAGTTGAAGCAACCAAAGCAGCCTTAGAACGAATCAATACTTACAATAGCTCAGTTAATGCCTTTGCGATCGTAGATGAAAATACAGCTCTTGCCCAAGCCCATGCCTCAGAAGTGCGCTGGTTAAATGGCAATCCTCTCGGCTTGGTCGATGGAATACCCTTTACCGCCAAAGATTTACTCTTAACCAAAGGTTTACCAACACGCCGAGGTAGTAAAGCGATTATTGCCAATCAACCTTGGGAAGAAGATGCACCTGCGGTAGCTCGTCTACGGGAACAGGGAGCAGTACTACTCGGAAAAACCACAACTTCAGAATTTGGCTGGAAGGGTGTCACCGATAGTCCCTTAACTGGTATTACCCGCAATCCTTGGAACACAGAACTAACTCCCGGAGGTAGTTGTAGCGAACTGCAAACATAAACGCTTTAAACCGCAAACAAGGCGATTTTGAAACCACATTCTCTGCAAATAAGGGTGGTCTCAAAACCACAATAATTGCAAATGAAACTGCAAACATAATTTTCAAACTGCAAACAAGGGTTTTCAAACCACATTAACTGCAAATAAGCCGTAACCCTTTC
This genomic interval from Nostoc flagelliforme CCNUN1 contains the following:
- a CDS encoding arsinothricin resistance N-acetyltransferase ArsN1 family B, with translation MKATIRLANEQDASKILAIYAPIIRETTISFELEPPSEIEFRQRIENYQYRMPWLVCEIDGEVVGYAYASPYRTRAAYQWSVESSVYVGENHRRKGIAKVLYASLFKLLQLQGFYNVVAAIALPNQPSVAAHEAVGFEPVGVFQRVGFKFGKWHDVGYWQLSLQPEQSFLSDGENFTQPINPPLSLPEIQKSPLWDEALTSGLLLV
- a CDS encoding transposase, which encodes MLSDISQQFTDSVLIIQLDNGAFHKAKRLQLADNIILLFQPAHSPELNPIEQVWQYIKRRLRWLLPKNLDDLRAALYLEIGKLTKPIIASIAQRQYIMVALSIAGF
- a CDS encoding ParM/StbA family protein, yielding MAAICRRFTPGLKRRSIFLGSAALAQSDHTLLHEDKAKKAELALESILADLAVLNIPDGVKLSISLSNHNPERWGQEIKRRVEGTHTFEHLHPVTRSIVTKTVEIVVTGIYPEGFGSIAHCLFGEASLVLDPSELAIALDIGSSTWLITVFNGSGAVIDRHLIEGGAGELHSMIAEALDKRNDRVSLLSKDVKHSPSLVNQGIVEGTFTYGGNHLTGKKFETEYSQCLDQWWSNRIEKFANFVTAGNYLDRAKYLVAWGGGVSLPVVDQNLAGLGFVILNNPQFINALGLKLLTQISRGA
- a CDS encoding DUF6753 family protein, with protein sequence MTNIAKVVEKVIAEYSEEKKAEVTDWILKLGIRPDDPLFNLYAELGTTQFALQQLPGRLDSLVVGWTDMVDDKLNSASKVAIHQQKSAIAEAAKDLIKMTKQAGGALPHLDVSNWRLAQVAGVLGFVLALGTAIGVFTYKTIAGSVTFQQAASGSAILQPEDKKLLDWAKSNEGKVARSIYVKNAAIIKTCRQQKKYSGGCIIAVD
- a CDS encoding response regulator, with the translated sequence MKPINVVIIENENISRIGAATILSETGKIQVCGVAKYGKEGIEIVDKQKPDIVIINIDLPDIYGIDVISAIKSKHASIKIVVMTANSSRDTINAAISNGADCYYCKNSVREEVGERFVEAVMAAYNNESWIDPTINRILIDSLRSNDTPDRNALDFLSDFSTKEITVLKLAAGGMKNNEIANVMYVSEGTVRSYLHNSFIKLGVKDRLNAIREAIRLGILSFTDMKIEEEVTQETHTRVKTNHKSQKDTAKTSNKGYKGWVA
- a CDS encoding ribbon-helix-helix domain-containing protein; translation: MNKETFIDMTKRTTIVLPDAVYEDLQIWADEEGRATANLVAFLVEQAIRAKFPSKYPPAYRRVEASDRQT
- the pyrE gene encoding orotate phosphoribosyltransferase; amino-acid sequence: MIKSEIVKQIYAVSHLVGSFQLRSGRISSEYFDKYQFEANPSLLDAVVKQMVNLIPSNTEVLAGLELGAISIVTLLSHYSGLPTAFVRKEAKKYGTSRLAEGAQINNRKVLIVEDVVTSGGQIIISAHQLRELGAEIDYALCVIDREEGAVDKLLAEGITLLSLLKRRDFPT